The Pseudodesulfovibrio sp. zrk46 genome contains a region encoding:
- a CDS encoding TIM44-like domain-containing protein has translation MPSAGGSVLNILFLGLIAYFLVRTFRRRMDKDDDNTRLGKWDRKNDDQDQGGRVIRPMDRHEAARQMWGHLSSDKNESSSVQGAPVNSDGQFDEAEFLEGAKLFFSRFQQARDSRDFDDLKVFLSDSVYSDALADAQRTSDMGPTEIMLLTARLMEMKSEGGRTLATVFYDAQLRRTAQGAQPMHVRAVWEFSRDDNVENGLWTLEKINKVDQ, from the coding sequence ATGCCTTCCGCAGGTGGCAGTGTACTCAACATCCTCTTTCTTGGGCTCATTGCCTATTTTCTCGTACGCACTTTCCGTCGCCGTATGGATAAGGATGATGACAACACTCGTCTAGGTAAGTGGGATCGTAAAAATGACGATCAGGATCAGGGTGGGCGTGTGATCCGTCCAATGGATCGGCATGAAGCGGCTCGTCAGATGTGGGGCCATCTTAGTTCTGACAAGAATGAGTCCTCTTCCGTCCAGGGTGCACCTGTGAACAGTGATGGACAATTTGACGAAGCTGAATTTTTGGAAGGGGCAAAGTTGTTCTTTTCTCGTTTTCAGCAGGCCCGCGATAGTCGTGATTTTGATGACCTGAAAGTGTTTCTTTCTGATTCCGTATACAGTGACGCTCTTGCAGATGCCCAGCGTACTTCGGATATGGGGCCCACTGAAATCATGCTGCTGACCGCCCGTCTCATGGAAATGAAGAGCGAGGGAGGCAGAACCCTTGCCACCGTATTTTACGATGCTCAGCTTCGTAGGACCGCGCAGGGCGCTCAGCCCATGCATGTCAGGGCCGTTTGGGAGTTCTCCCGAGACGACAATGTCGAGAACGGCCTGTGGACTTTGGAAAAAATCAATAAGGTAGATCAATAG
- a CDS encoding PilZ domain-containing protein — protein MIDLAAGDKVLIEFSTFGDRFLSIVTDVKKNGHLMIYSPITPPVVERLRTDRSVLVRFAYEGSLQGFKSQVLSGGLEPNSIVEIAGPDDTFDAEERSEPRCSCRFPAVVVEGERAAEAVVEDMSASCSRVRFLNGGLAPFVQETDRDVRLTFHPFDVGDGYSVECVIRNAFIKNGERYAVLEFKPEEKDARARIADFVEAQVCCGIPRL, from the coding sequence GTGATCGATCTGGCTGCCGGGGATAAAGTTCTCATAGAATTCTCGACGTTTGGCGACCGTTTTTTGAGCATCGTAACTGATGTGAAAAAGAACGGTCATCTCATGATCTATTCCCCGATTACTCCTCCGGTAGTGGAGCGCTTGCGTACAGATCGTAGCGTCTTGGTTCGGTTCGCATACGAAGGTTCTCTCCAAGGCTTCAAATCCCAAGTTTTGAGTGGCGGCCTTGAACCCAATTCTATTGTCGAAATAGCTGGCCCTGACGATACATTTGATGCTGAGGAGCGTTCTGAGCCACGATGCTCGTGCCGCTTTCCCGCCGTTGTTGTAGAAGGAGAGCGGGCTGCTGAGGCCGTTGTGGAGGATATGTCAGCTTCCTGTTCTCGAGTTCGCTTTCTAAATGGGGGACTTGCGCCATTTGTCCAAGAAACCGATAGAGATGTGCGCCTGACTTTTCACCCGTTTGATGTGGGGGATGGGTATTCTGTGGAGTGCGTAATCAGAAATGCTTTCATCAAGAACGGCGAACGCTACGCCGTTCTTGAATTCAAGCCTGAAGAAAAGGATGCTCGCGCACGGATCGCTGATTTTGTTGAAGCGCAGGTTTGCTGCGGCATCCCTCGTCTGTAA
- a CDS encoding potassium:proton antiporter: MHKFLRGMGMIAWVGCVLTLIYQGLVWGVTASWTNLSLMDVSSTLLGIDLATLIQEMPIDYAVKATYVLITTDLAIGLWWAGIAFFAMAVISKVVFNK; encoded by the coding sequence ATGCACAAATTCTTAAGGGGCATGGGCATGATCGCCTGGGTCGGATGCGTGCTGACGCTTATTTATCAGGGGTTAGTCTGGGGCGTCACAGCATCATGGACAAATCTCTCACTCATGGATGTGTCCAGCACACTACTAGGCATTGATCTGGCAACACTCATCCAGGAAATGCCCATCGATTATGCTGTAAAAGCCACATACGTTCTCATCACCACAGACCTCGCAATCGGCTTGTGGTGGGCAGGTATAGCTTTCTTTGCAATGGCCGTAATCAGCAAAGTGGTCTTCAATAAATAG
- a CDS encoding TusE/DsrC/DsvC family sulfur relay protein, protein MAVVEYQGATFEVDEDGFLQKFEDWTPDWVEYVKESEGIKEITEDHQKVIDFLQDYYKKNGIAPMVRILSKVTGFKLKQIYELFPSGPGKGACKMAGLPKPTGCV, encoded by the coding sequence ATGGCTGTTGTTGAATACCAGGGTGCTACTTTTGAGGTTGATGAAGACGGTTTCCTGCAGAAATTCGAAGACTGGACCCCGGACTGGGTTGAGTACGTGAAGGAATCCGAAGGTATCAAGGAAATCACTGAAGATCACCAGAAGGTCATCGACTTCCTGCAGGACTACTACAAGAAGAACGGCATCGCTCCGATGGTCCGTATCCTCTCCAAGGTCACCGGCTTCAAGCTGAAGCAGATCTACGAACTGTTCCCCTCCGGTCCTGGTAAAGGCGCCTGTAAAATGGCTGGCCTGCCCAAGCCCACCGGTTGCGTTTAG
- a CDS encoding sterol desaturase family protein, protein MLSETSLRIGSFLTVLIIMGALETLWPRRVLDAPKLQRWFTNLSMVGIASVLTRILLPIMPAGLAVYCSNHNLGLFQIIELPALFTFILSVLFLDLIIYWQHVAFHSLPLLWRLHRMHHADLNIDASTGIRFHPIEILLSMFLKLLAVLTLGPPAAAVITFEILLNGCALFNHANVRLPLHVDRWLRLLMVTPDMHRVHHSTDAGEFNTNYGFNFPWWDRIFHTYKAQPDLGHEGMQIGLKIYREPRYSRLLEMLTMPFK, encoded by the coding sequence ATGCTTTCGGAGACCAGCCTCCGAATCGGCTCATTTCTTACCGTGCTCATCATTATGGGGGCGTTAGAAACACTATGGCCAAGACGGGTCCTTGATGCTCCCAAGTTACAACGCTGGTTCACCAACCTCTCCATGGTTGGGATAGCCTCTGTCCTGACACGTATCCTTCTGCCGATTATGCCTGCAGGGCTGGCAGTTTACTGCTCCAATCACAATCTGGGACTTTTTCAAATCATAGAACTACCAGCTCTGTTCACTTTCATCCTCTCAGTACTTTTTCTTGATTTGATTATCTATTGGCAGCATGTGGCATTTCATAGTCTTCCGCTCTTGTGGCGGCTACACAGGATGCACCATGCAGACCTCAACATTGATGCAAGCACCGGCATTCGCTTCCACCCTATCGAAATCCTTCTGTCCATGTTCCTAAAACTCTTAGCGGTCCTGACATTGGGGCCTCCTGCAGCAGCTGTGATTACCTTTGAAATCCTGCTTAATGGCTGCGCCCTGTTTAATCACGCCAACGTCCGACTTCCGCTGCATGTTGACCGCTGGCTTCGTTTGCTGATGGTCACTCCTGACATGCACCGTGTGCACCACTCAACCGATGCAGGAGAGTTCAATACGAACTACGGTTTCAACTTTCCCTGGTGGGACAGAATATTTCACACATACAAGGCCCAACCGGACCTCGGCCATGAAGGAATGCAAATTGGTCTGAAAATCTATCGAGAACCACGCTACAGTCGGTTACTTGAGATGTTGACCATGCCGTTTAAATAA
- a CDS encoding FAD-dependent oxidoreductase produces MSDSTIYDVVILGSGPGGLQAAIHSARKKAKTLMLGRLDNSSLYWAHIENYCCQFEITGEEILNTGRQQATSFGAEIRDEDVLQIEPDGKIFNLNIESGEVIRAKSIILATGSSRNKLKVPGEKEYLGKGVSYCVDCDAGFYRDEVVAVAGCRSAAAGGAVALTNFASEVHLYCEELDVAEGLREQLSTTGVNLHEGVKIEEILGEDSVTGVRLDNETTQQVSGVFIELGAKGVLELTAMLGVQLDDSMKYIEADKKQRTNVPGIYAAGDICGPPLQMAKAVGEGCVAGIEAATYSKKLEM; encoded by the coding sequence ATGTCCGACTCCACAATTTATGACGTAGTTATACTAGGATCTGGCCCCGGCGGCCTTCAGGCGGCAATCCATTCAGCACGCAAAAAGGCCAAAACGCTTATGCTCGGACGACTCGACAACTCAAGCCTCTACTGGGCGCACATTGAAAATTATTGCTGCCAGTTTGAGATCACAGGCGAAGAGATTCTCAATACAGGTCGCCAACAGGCCACCAGCTTTGGGGCAGAAATCCGCGATGAGGATGTTCTGCAGATTGAGCCCGACGGTAAAATATTCAATCTCAACATTGAATCCGGCGAAGTTATCCGTGCCAAGTCCATCATTCTAGCCACCGGTTCCAGCCGCAACAAACTTAAGGTCCCCGGAGAAAAGGAGTACCTCGGCAAAGGCGTCAGCTACTGCGTTGATTGCGATGCAGGATTCTACCGGGATGAAGTCGTGGCAGTAGCCGGTTGCCGAAGTGCAGCTGCTGGTGGAGCCGTTGCACTGACCAACTTCGCCAGTGAGGTCCACCTTTATTGCGAAGAGCTGGACGTAGCAGAAGGTTTGCGCGAGCAACTCTCTACCACAGGGGTTAACCTTCACGAAGGCGTCAAGATAGAGGAAATCCTTGGTGAAGACAGCGTGACAGGCGTCCGTCTCGATAACGAGACCACCCAGCAAGTAAGCGGTGTATTCATTGAACTGGGGGCTAAGGGAGTATTGGAGTTAACCGCCATGCTCGGTGTCCAATTGGATGACTCCATGAAGTACATTGAAGCAGATAAAAAGCAACGCACCAACGTACCCGGCATTTATGCTGCAGGAGACATTTGCGGGCCCCCGCTTCAAATGGCCAAGGCTGTAGGCGAAGGGTGCGTAGCAGGTATCGAAGCTGCAACCTACTCTAAGAAATTGGAAATGTAG
- a CDS encoding YibE/F family protein, with the protein MYSSSGKQRDWLLVLTFSVLTVFLYFLPTGFEKNKDDDAVRCKARILTVDNANIQNFGLIQKGEQELDLKILDGKFKGERFDAHNQLMGQLDRDKLFKEGDAAYVILTLDGDGRVIFVNPQAHYRLGLEMILLGLFAGLLILFGGRTGLKALLSFVFTGMTIWKVLVPLLLKGVPPVWLALGVVAALSAVVIFLVAGVNRTGVTAFLGALLGVLSSCVLAVYFTKAFHIHGAVMPFAETLLYVGYNHLDLAQIFTAGVFLASSGAVMDLAMDVAASMREVVEKKPGISRVEAVWSGIRVGRAVVGTMTTTLLLAYSGGYVTLLMSFMAQGIPLGSTFNFIYVAAEVLKTLVGSFGLVTVAPFTAVVGGLLLVRPEEKVFSAQTAEQV; encoded by the coding sequence ATGTATTCTAGCAGCGGTAAACAAAGAGATTGGCTTCTTGTCCTGACTTTTTCTGTCCTGACAGTTTTCTTATATTTTCTGCCCACTGGGTTTGAGAAAAATAAGGATGACGATGCGGTGCGATGCAAAGCGCGTATCTTGACAGTGGATAACGCTAATATCCAGAATTTTGGGCTCATCCAGAAAGGGGAGCAGGAATTGGACCTGAAGATCCTTGACGGGAAGTTCAAGGGAGAACGTTTCGACGCTCATAACCAACTCATGGGACAGCTCGACCGGGACAAGTTGTTTAAAGAGGGGGATGCTGCCTACGTCATTCTTACGTTGGATGGTGATGGTCGTGTGATTTTCGTGAATCCGCAGGCGCACTATAGGCTTGGTCTGGAGATGATTCTGTTGGGTCTGTTTGCTGGCTTGTTGATTCTGTTTGGCGGCCGTACCGGCCTCAAGGCTTTGCTTTCTTTTGTGTTTACAGGAATGACTATCTGGAAAGTGTTGGTGCCGCTGTTACTGAAGGGCGTGCCTCCAGTGTGGCTCGCATTAGGCGTGGTGGCCGCGCTCAGTGCCGTTGTGATCTTTTTGGTCGCTGGCGTGAATCGAACCGGAGTTACAGCTTTTCTTGGCGCACTGCTTGGCGTGTTATCCAGTTGCGTGCTTGCAGTATACTTTACAAAGGCTTTTCACATTCATGGTGCAGTCATGCCCTTTGCAGAGACTCTTCTATACGTCGGGTACAATCACCTTGATCTGGCTCAGATATTTACTGCAGGAGTCTTCCTTGCGTCGTCTGGTGCGGTTATGGACTTGGCAATGGACGTAGCGGCAAGCATGCGTGAGGTCGTGGAAAAGAAGCCCGGCATTTCGCGTGTGGAAGCTGTCTGGTCTGGTATTCGTGTGGGACGCGCGGTCGTTGGCACCATGACCACTACGTTGTTATTGGCCTACTCTGGTGGGTACGTGACTTTGCTTATGTCTTTTATGGCTCAAGGGATTCCTCTCGGATCAACCTTCAATTTTATCTATGTGGCCGCAGAAGTGCTCAAAACCCTTGTTGGTAGCTTTGGGCTGGTGACCGTCGCTCCATTTACCGCTGTTGTGGGAGGATTGTTGCTGGTTAGGCCTGAAGAGAAAGTCTTTTCGGCACAAACCGCAGAACAGGTCTAG
- a CDS encoding tetratricopeptide repeat protein, with protein sequence MPQKKDSKAYGSFRNVIILTNVDVHAKRDLATIKIFGPLKVKIFTTGVEAVDYISENHVDLVLCDSSLDDMTGIKFCQIVRKNMAGRPLPIIMVTLENRKDHVLDSIAAGCLGYVLRPYSLDTFEKYLILANQLDNYPEIEEMELKEAKDMVERGDFDDAIEAFEELISYQDEAQKYYDMGCQFMVQGKYGKAIVSFKKAVKINDLFAEAYKGLADAYKGKGDMEACKKFLKKAADVHAQFDRLEETKTLFIEILKYDSDTPNPFNTLGVNLRKQGDYPGALHAYQQALELTPNDENIYFNMAKALYFMGRLEEASTQVDQSLQMNPEFREANKLFQRIHGKPWVPAKGQTIRPRPATDGAKESAKDLDP encoded by the coding sequence ATGCCGCAAAAGAAAGACAGCAAGGCGTATGGCAGCTTTCGGAACGTTATCATCCTCACCAACGTGGATGTTCACGCCAAGCGAGACCTCGCCACCATCAAAATTTTCGGACCGCTCAAGGTCAAAATATTCACCACCGGCGTGGAGGCCGTTGACTATATTTCTGAGAATCATGTGGATCTCGTCCTTTGTGACTCTTCTCTGGATGATATGACTGGCATTAAATTCTGCCAGATCGTTCGGAAAAACATGGCGGGTCGTCCTCTGCCCATCATCATGGTTACTTTGGAAAACCGAAAAGATCACGTTCTCGACTCCATTGCCGCAGGCTGTCTTGGCTACGTTTTACGTCCATATTCATTGGATACCTTTGAAAAATATCTCATTCTTGCGAACCAACTCGATAACTACCCAGAAATTGAGGAAATGGAACTCAAAGAAGCCAAGGACATGGTGGAACGAGGAGATTTCGATGACGCTATCGAAGCCTTCGAAGAGCTCATCTCGTATCAGGACGAAGCTCAAAAGTACTACGATATGGGCTGCCAGTTCATGGTTCAGGGTAAATACGGCAAGGCCATTGTCTCCTTCAAAAAAGCAGTCAAGATCAACGATCTCTTTGCAGAGGCCTACAAAGGGCTGGCTGATGCCTACAAAGGCAAAGGTGACATGGAGGCATGCAAGAAATTCCTCAAGAAAGCAGCTGACGTGCACGCGCAGTTTGACCGGCTTGAAGAAACCAAGACCCTCTTCATCGAAATCCTCAAATACGATTCCGATACCCCCAATCCATTCAACACGTTGGGAGTCAATCTTCGTAAACAAGGCGATTACCCCGGAGCGCTACACGCATACCAACAAGCCTTGGAACTAACTCCCAACGACGAAAACATTTACTTCAATATGGCTAAAGCTCTCTACTTCATGGGACGCCTTGAAGAAGCATCGACTCAGGTGGATCAATCACTACAAATGAACCCCGAGTTCCGAGAAGCCAACAAGCTATTCCAACGAATACACGGAAAGCCATGGGTCCCGGCAAAGGGGCAAACCATACGTCCACGCCCTGCTACCGACGGGGCCAAGGAATCCGCCAAGGACCTCGACCCCTAA
- a CDS encoding YcaO-like family protein has protein sequence MIKLQDCTKAYTTDQDKACSPVETVARVKGLLAEKCTGVLAETDRVDTGRLGIPVFVSTCGPEARDVMPTRKQMGKGASPEQAEASALMELVERFSYFSFWSNEENFTELTWSEAQEKWPGEVMDISLIAHSVEEDISDEDAIRLMDLNRWRFHPALNIATGKHEYVPLDWFKKLNEFNGSSAGNTFEESIGQGGCELVERHVCAIIDRSRKVMPTIDLNSCDDPVFTRLVKCFESNGVKLVLKDFSMGQPVPTVAAVAWDPKTFPALSEIVFTAGTSSSPLKAAIRAITEVAQLAGDFETSRVYEASGLSKFTNLNDIEWLLEGETVSLDSLPTVEDENIYKELMSMANGLAEQGTPLYSVDTRHPDLMVTANYNFVPGFDFRERTPNRSIGVFVGRILAEDAEFGDAMEGLDVLEDIYPNGYFMPFFRGLLAMRMGDVAYAVDQFAIAEPLQPANAERGLAAFYQAYALSQLEQWEDTLEPLDRAIGYDDDCKEFYNLRGVAHFKGERYAEAATNFEAALTIDSGSAHDLANLGLCHKFMGNTTEALDYLGSALKLDPSLDYAQAHYDELQES, from the coding sequence GTGATCAAACTTCAGGATTGCACAAAAGCTTACACTACTGATCAGGATAAAGCGTGTAGCCCGGTGGAAACCGTGGCACGCGTAAAAGGACTTCTTGCCGAGAAATGCACCGGTGTGCTGGCTGAAACTGACCGGGTAGACACAGGAAGGCTCGGTATTCCTGTATTCGTGTCTACCTGTGGTCCCGAAGCTCGCGATGTCATGCCCACTCGTAAGCAGATGGGAAAGGGCGCGTCCCCTGAACAGGCTGAGGCTTCTGCTCTTATGGAGTTGGTTGAACGCTTCTCGTACTTTTCCTTTTGGAGCAATGAGGAGAACTTCACTGAGCTGACTTGGTCTGAAGCTCAGGAAAAGTGGCCGGGCGAGGTCATGGATATTTCTCTTATTGCTCATTCAGTAGAAGAGGATATCTCTGACGAGGATGCTATTCGTCTCATGGATCTTAATCGCTGGCGTTTTCATCCTGCTCTGAATATTGCTACTGGCAAACATGAGTATGTTCCCTTGGACTGGTTCAAGAAGTTGAACGAGTTCAATGGCTCTTCGGCTGGTAACACTTTTGAAGAGTCTATTGGGCAGGGCGGTTGTGAGTTGGTTGAGCGTCACGTCTGTGCCATCATCGACCGTAGCCGTAAGGTAATGCCTACCATTGATCTAAATTCGTGTGACGACCCGGTTTTTACTCGTCTGGTTAAGTGCTTCGAGTCCAATGGCGTTAAGCTGGTACTCAAAGATTTCTCCATGGGGCAGCCTGTGCCAACCGTGGCTGCTGTCGCTTGGGATCCCAAAACCTTTCCCGCACTCAGTGAAATCGTTTTCACCGCAGGCACTTCTTCTTCGCCCCTCAAAGCAGCTATTCGTGCCATTACTGAGGTTGCTCAGTTGGCTGGAGATTTTGAAACCAGCCGTGTGTACGAAGCGTCCGGTTTGTCGAAATTTACAAATCTGAATGACATTGAGTGGTTGCTGGAAGGTGAGACTGTTTCCCTTGATTCTCTGCCTACTGTTGAGGATGAGAATATATATAAGGAATTGATGTCCATGGCCAATGGCTTGGCCGAACAGGGGACCCCGCTTTACTCGGTGGATACTCGTCATCCCGATCTCATGGTTACGGCAAACTACAACTTCGTACCTGGTTTTGATTTCCGTGAAAGGACTCCCAATCGTAGTATTGGAGTCTTTGTCGGTCGCATTCTGGCCGAAGATGCTGAGTTTGGCGATGCCATGGAAGGGTTGGATGTTCTCGAGGATATCTACCCGAACGGATATTTTATGCCGTTCTTCCGGGGACTTCTTGCCATGCGCATGGGTGATGTGGCGTATGCTGTAGATCAGTTCGCTATTGCCGAGCCTTTGCAGCCTGCGAATGCTGAGCGTGGACTGGCTGCATTTTATCAGGCCTATGCTCTGTCACAGCTTGAGCAGTGGGAAGACACTCTGGAGCCGCTTGATCGTGCTATCGGTTACGATGATGATTGTAAGGAATTCTACAATCTGCGTGGTGTGGCACACTTTAAAGGCGAACGTTATGCAGAGGCTGCTACGAATTTCGAGGCTGCCTTGACGATTGATAGTGGATCTGCGCACGATCTGGCTAACCTCGGTCTCTGTCACAAGTTTATGGGGAATACTACTGAGGCTTTGGATTATCTCGGTTCGGCTTTGAAGTTGGACCCCTCACTGGATTATGCTCAGGCTCATTATGATGAATTGCAGGAATCTTAG
- a CDS encoding methyltransferase, translating into MAVKDYDLEQPMDKLIDLAVQKFGEVEFQDVSVGEGTLYVLQIKHMQKYIDKLMDKTRSGKTVSLPLWAKVWPGSLVMGHSLANFPLKEGAKVLEIGGGSAITSLVLARRGYDVTVTDVDADALLFARINALKNDLGDNITAKKTDFKEGLAERFDCLVGTEFLYDEKQFDLLSAFVDGCLTESEDGEVFFSLDLKRAAKNFFMQSGERFHIAKSSATFKDQESGVDKPVNLFRFKRK; encoded by the coding sequence GTGGCTGTGAAAGACTACGATCTCGAACAGCCCATGGACAAGCTTATCGATCTCGCCGTGCAGAAGTTCGGTGAAGTCGAGTTTCAGGATGTGTCCGTGGGCGAAGGTACCTTGTATGTGTTGCAGATCAAGCACATGCAGAAATATATCGACAAACTCATGGATAAGACCCGTTCCGGCAAAACGGTCTCCTTGCCTCTCTGGGCCAAGGTCTGGCCTGGCAGTCTGGTAATGGGACATTCCCTGGCTAATTTCCCTCTGAAAGAGGGGGCTAAAGTGTTGGAAATTGGTGGTGGTTCTGCAATCACTTCTCTCGTCTTGGCGCGTCGTGGGTACGATGTCACTGTAACTGACGTTGATGCGGATGCGTTGCTCTTTGCCCGCATCAATGCTCTCAAGAATGATTTGGGAGATAACATTACGGCCAAGAAAACGGATTTCAAGGAAGGTCTTGCCGAGCGTTTCGATTGTCTCGTAGGTACCGAATTCCTTTATGATGAGAAGCAGTTCGATCTGCTTTCTGCTTTTGTGGACGGCTGCCTGACCGAATCCGAGGATGGAGAGGTCTTTTTCTCTCTCGACCTCAAGCGTGCCGCAAAGAACTTTTTCATGCAGAGCGGAGAGCGGTTCCATATCGCGAAATCCTCTGCAACCTTTAAGGATCAGGAGTCTGGCGTAGACAAGCCCGTGAACCTGTTCCGTTTCAAGAGGAAATAG
- a CDS encoding HD domain-containing protein: MPLSEHIEFLEQVATSQMGDDEDVNRLLQFKLDHSFKVLDNAKAIIEREKIAGRRAELCSIAALYHDIGRFDQFARFKTFNDRESVNHGRLGVLTLRSLFLPGDLTANEWRQVRFSIGQHNVKSIRSTLPKRINTITKIVRDADKLDIFRLMIMHFTSETPDPVITFGKDMSPDKYTDEIYDDVYNGRIGDYSRIQYANDFKLIAVGWLNDLYFPTSFNLLKKRGHLDSIFSLLPKNEKIRLLEEKANNFMHYKMNHSS; encoded by the coding sequence ATGCCTCTTTCCGAACACATTGAATTTTTGGAGCAAGTCGCAACTTCACAAATGGGGGACGACGAAGACGTCAACCGACTGCTTCAGTTCAAGCTCGACCACTCTTTTAAGGTACTTGATAACGCCAAGGCCATCATTGAAAGAGAAAAGATAGCAGGCCGCCGTGCCGAATTATGCTCCATCGCCGCTCTTTATCATGACATTGGACGTTTTGATCAGTTTGCCCGGTTCAAAACCTTCAATGACCGCGAATCCGTCAACCATGGCCGCTTAGGTGTACTGACACTTCGTAGCCTTTTTCTACCTGGTGACTTAACAGCAAACGAATGGCGACAGGTTCGTTTTTCCATCGGGCAACACAATGTCAAAAGCATTCGGTCGACTCTGCCCAAACGGATTAACACCATCACAAAGATTGTCAGAGATGCTGACAAGCTGGATATCTTTCGCCTCATGATCATGCACTTCACCAGTGAAACTCCTGACCCTGTGATCACATTTGGTAAAGACATGTCGCCCGACAAATACACCGACGAAATCTATGATGATGTATATAATGGCAGAATCGGCGACTATAGCCGTATTCAGTACGCCAACGACTTCAAGTTAATTGCCGTTGGCTGGCTAAATGACCTCTACTTTCCGACGTCCTTCAACCTGTTGAAAAAGCGAGGGCATTTAGACAGTATTTTTTCGTTATTACCAAAAAACGAAAAAATACGGCTACTTGAAGAAAAAGCTAACAATTTCATGCATTATAAAATGAATCACTCCTCTTGA
- a CDS encoding SHOCT domain-containing protein, with translation MQATELQRSKGPPAFAENLLGENMILENIPMFLADFFDFLNDPMWRAWPFNSGYGEHILPAIARMVFVALIFGVIILFLRALYGPKGIFRDKEMEREAEELTRKERAEVEKQFANGEISEMEYKMKMHSLRD, from the coding sequence TTGCAAGCTACCGAATTGCAACGTAGTAAGGGACCTCCAGCATTCGCTGAAAACCTGCTTGGAGAAAACATGATTTTAGAAAATATTCCGATGTTCCTGGCTGACTTTTTTGACTTTCTCAACGACCCGATGTGGCGCGCTTGGCCCTTCAACTCCGGCTATGGGGAACACATCCTCCCTGCCATCGCCCGCATGGTCTTCGTCGCCCTGATTTTTGGCGTCATAATCTTATTCCTCAGAGCCCTATATGGCCCCAAAGGTATCTTCCGCGACAAAGAAATGGAACGGGAAGCTGAGGAGCTGACCCGTAAAGAACGTGCAGAGGTAGAAAAGCAGTTCGCCAATGGCGAGATATCTGAGATGGAGTATAAAATGAAAATGCACTCTCTTAGAGATTAA
- a CDS encoding response regulator, whose translation MRILIVEDEFTSRKLLTALLSDFGECDTANDGVECVQSFRQALDEGRPYDLLCMDIMMPNKDGHQALKEIRAIEHDVGISASEEAKVIMVTALNDPKTVVKAYYKGGAAAYLPKPIEVESLYAILRDLALID comes from the coding sequence ATGCGAATTTTGATTGTTGAAGATGAATTTACCAGCCGGAAGCTTTTGACGGCACTTCTGTCGGATTTTGGTGAGTGCGATACCGCCAACGACGGGGTGGAGTGCGTGCAGAGTTTTCGGCAAGCTTTGGATGAAGGGCGCCCATATGATTTGTTGTGCATGGATATCATGATGCCCAACAAAGATGGGCATCAGGCGCTCAAAGAAATCCGCGCTATAGAACATGATGTGGGCATTTCCGCTTCCGAGGAGGCAAAAGTGATTATGGTCACGGCCCTCAACGACCCTAAGACCGTGGTTAAGGCGTATTATAAAGGCGGTGCGGCAGCTTATTTGCCAAAGCCAATTGAAGTGGAGAGTCTTTACGCCATCCTGCGCGATCTCGCGCTCATTGACTAG